The following coding sequences are from one Streptomyces sp. NBC_00536 window:
- a CDS encoding ABC transporter substrate-binding protein, translating to MPFRRRGTAAVALAAAAALVLTACGGQDGKAGKEAPAGSGGDKKAVAQGGKDFSDAAKKTAAFGTTAAAGQFPRTVDHAMGATEIKAAPKRVVVLDVGELDNVVSLGLQPVGYAPTEGDEGIPDYLKNGAGAPKSVGTVNSLNLEAINALKPDLILGSQLRSADKYAALSKIAPTVFSIRPGFPWKENYLLNAAALDRTAEAKAKLDAYQAKAKKLGDDLGAHKPTVTMLRYMPGKTRLYAGASFIGTILKDTGIPRPQNQQAEELAVEISPERMDEAAADWIFTGVYGTKDKTKRDSAEANPLWKGLDAVKKGQAKDVPDETWYLGLGVTAADKVLDDLRTSLVK from the coding sequence ATGCCCTTCCGACGTCGCGGCACGGCCGCCGTCGCCCTCGCCGCCGCAGCCGCGCTCGTCCTCACCGCCTGCGGCGGCCAGGACGGCAAGGCGGGCAAGGAGGCCCCGGCCGGGAGTGGCGGGGACAAGAAGGCCGTGGCCCAGGGAGGCAAGGACTTCTCCGACGCCGCGAAGAAGACGGCGGCCTTCGGGACCACCGCAGCGGCCGGGCAGTTCCCGCGCACCGTCGACCACGCGATGGGCGCCACCGAGATCAAGGCCGCCCCGAAGCGGGTCGTCGTCCTGGACGTCGGCGAACTCGACAACGTCGTCTCGCTCGGCCTCCAGCCCGTCGGCTACGCCCCCACCGAGGGTGACGAGGGCATCCCGGACTACCTCAAGAACGGCGCGGGCGCCCCCAAGTCCGTCGGCACGGTCAACAGCCTCAACCTGGAAGCGATCAACGCCCTCAAGCCCGACCTGATCCTCGGCAGCCAGCTGCGCTCCGCGGACAAGTACGCCGCGCTCTCGAAGATCGCCCCCACCGTGTTCTCCATCCGCCCGGGCTTCCCGTGGAAGGAGAACTACCTCCTGAACGCGGCCGCGCTGGACAGGACCGCCGAGGCCAAGGCCAAGCTCGACGCCTACCAGGCGAAGGCGAAGAAGCTCGGCGACGACCTCGGCGCGCACAAGCCGACCGTCACGATGCTGCGCTACATGCCGGGCAAGACCCGCCTGTACGCCGGAGCCTCCTTCATCGGCACCATCCTCAAGGACACCGGCATCCCGCGCCCGCAGAACCAGCAGGCCGAGGAACTGGCCGTGGAGATCAGCCCCGAGCGCATGGACGAGGCCGCCGCCGACTGGATCTTCACCGGCGTCTACGGCACCAAGGACAAGACCAAGCGGGACTCCGCCGAGGCCAACCCGCTCTGGAAGGGCCTGGACGCGGTCAAGAAGGGCCAGGCCAAGGACGTACCGGACGAGACCTGGTACCTCGGCCTCGGCGTGACCGCCGCCGACAAGGTCCTCGACGACCTGCGGACCTCCCTGGTCAAGTAG
- a CDS encoding Nif3-like dinuclear metal center hexameric protein has product MPRLSEVITALDALWPPSRAEQWDAVGTVCGDPDAEVARVLFAVDPVQEIADEAVKLGADLIVTHHPLYLRGTTTVEAGTFKGRVVHTLIKNDIALHVAHTNADSADPGVSDALAGALDLRITGPLVPDPTDPEGRRGLGRVCVLDHPETLREFAARAAARLPHTAQGIRAAGDPDALIRTVAVSGGSGDSLFDHVRAAGVDAFLTADLRHHPVSEAREQSPLALVDAAHWATEWPWCEQAAAQLDAISERHGWGLRTHVSRTVTDPWTAHAPSVSAPSLPGAPN; this is encoded by the coding sequence GTGCCCCGTCTCTCTGAAGTCATCACCGCGCTGGACGCGCTCTGGCCCCCCTCGCGGGCCGAGCAGTGGGACGCCGTCGGAACCGTCTGCGGCGACCCCGATGCCGAGGTCGCCCGGGTCCTGTTCGCGGTGGATCCCGTACAGGAGATCGCCGACGAGGCGGTGAAGCTGGGCGCCGACCTGATCGTCACCCACCACCCCCTCTACCTGCGCGGCACCACCACCGTCGAGGCGGGCACCTTCAAGGGCCGCGTCGTGCACACGCTGATCAAGAACGACATCGCGCTGCACGTCGCCCACACCAACGCCGACAGCGCCGACCCCGGGGTCTCCGACGCCCTCGCGGGCGCCCTGGACCTGCGGATCACCGGGCCGCTCGTGCCCGACCCCACCGACCCCGAGGGCCGCCGGGGCCTGGGCCGGGTGTGCGTCCTGGACCACCCCGAGACGCTGCGCGAGTTCGCCGCGCGCGCCGCCGCCCGGCTGCCGCACACCGCGCAGGGCATCCGCGCCGCGGGCGACCCGGACGCGCTGATCCGCACCGTCGCCGTCAGCGGCGGCTCCGGCGACAGCCTCTTCGACCACGTGCGGGCCGCCGGCGTGGACGCCTTCCTCACCGCCGACCTGCGCCACCACCCGGTGTCCGAGGCGCGCGAGCAGTCCCCGCTCGCCCTCGTCGACGCCGCCCACTGGGCCACCGAGTGGCCCTGGTGCGAACAGGCCGCGGCGCAGCTCGACGCGATCTCCGAGCGCCACGGCTGGGGTCTGCGGACCCACGTCTCGCGCACGGTCACCGACCCCTGGACGGCGCACGCGCCGTCCGTTTCCGCCCCTTCTCTCCCTGGAGCCCCCAACTGA